In Cryptomeria japonica chromosome 10, Sugi_1.0, whole genome shotgun sequence, a genomic segment contains:
- the LOC131055567 gene encoding UDP-glycosyltransferase 83A1-like, which translates to MGGQSIAHALLIPLPYQGHINPMMQLAWKLVSDGFLITFLNTDFNHNRIMQAKTKTHIHNDCDRIRMISIPDGLPPDDKRTNVPNLLQALENSMAPSVIEWIIEDINKREVEHKITGIIADVWTCSGLKAVADLYQIPLFAFHTSLVANCAIRYFGPRLVSLGILGPDGAPRNAQKLEYIPSMPPLRSGDLPWLYSGEYMFKRSIRMGEDIKQVKWILSNSFYELEAGVVEELSREVRVFPIGPLIPDEFLEDDKRRTSRVLPSFWADDVECLEWLDKQPTQSVIYVSFGSLAVWNERQVEEFAAGLEATQRPFLWVVRSDLMEGSKPIFEPRFLERVRDRSCIVSWAPQLEVLSHPSIACFVTHCGWNSVQESITMGVPMLCSPYFTDQFVNRTYIVDVWKIGLPLETNKDGVIEKGEITKAVDRMLVREDGAEIRKQVTKLMRNSRDKVKEGGSSFNNYSILLHQMKKHLAD; encoded by the exons ATGGGTGGGCAAAGCATAGCACACGCTCTTCTGATCCCCCTTCCTTACCAAGGCCACATCAATCCCATGATGCAGCTCGCCTGGAAGCTTGTCTCCGATGGTTTCCTCATTACCTTCCTCAACACCGATTTCAATCACAACCGAATAATGCAAGCAAAGACTAAAACCCATATCCATAATGACTGCGACAGAATCCGAATGATATCCATTCCTGATGGATTGCCGCCGGATGACAAGCGCACCAACGTTCCAAATCTATTGCAGGCATTAGAAAACAGCATGGCACCATCCGTCATTGAGTGGATTATTGAGGATATAAACAAGAGGGAAGTAGAACACAAGATCACCGGTATAATAGCAGATGTGTGGACATGTTCCGGGTTGAAGGCGGTGGCCGATCTCTATCAGATTCCTCTCTTTGCTTTCCATACATCGCTCGTCGCCAACTGTGCCATCCGCTACTTCGGTCCCAGGCTTGTCTCTCTTGGCATCCTTGGTCCAGATG GAGCTCCCAGAAACGCGCAGAAACTAGAGTACATACCCTCCATGCCGCCGCTGCGTTCTGGAGATCTTCCATGGTTGTACAGCGGGGAGTACATGTTTAAGAGAAGCATCCGCATGGGAGAAGATATAAAGCAGGTCAAGTGGATCCTCAGCAATTCCTTTTATGAGCTTGAGGCTGGAGTGGTAGAAGAGTTATCCAGGGAAGTGAGGGTGTTCCCAATCGGTCCTTTGATTCCAGACGAATTTCTGGAGGACGATAAGAGGAGGACAAGCAgggtcctcccaagcttctgggcaGACGATGTGGAGTGTCTAGAGTGGTTAGACAAACAGCCTACCCAATCTGTGATCTACGTATCATTTGGTAGCCTGGCAGTGTGGAACGAAAGGCAGGTGGAGGAGTTCGCTGCGGGGCTGGAGGCTACTCAAAGACCATTTCTCTGGGTTGTTCGCTCAGATCTAATGGAGGGTAGCAAACCCATTTTTGAGCCACGATTTCTTGAACGCGTGAGAGACAGGAGCTGCATAGTTTCTTGGGCGCCACAGTTAGAGGTGTTATCTCATCCTTCCATAGCTTGCTTTGTGACCCACTGTGGATGGAACTCTGTACAGGAGAGCATCACCATGGGCGTGCCCATGCTCTGCTCGCCTTATTTCACAGATCAGTTTGTTAACCGCACATATATTGTGGATGTCTGGAAGATCGGACTGCCTTTGGAAACGAATAAGGATGGAGTAATAGAGAAGGGGGAGATTACTAAAGCCGTTGACAGAATGCTTGTCAGAGAAGACGGCGCAGAGATAAGGAAGCAAGTCACCAAATTAATGAGAAACAGTAGAGATAAGGTGAAGGAAGGAGGGTCCTCGTTCAACAACTACAGTATACTTCTTCACCAGATGAAGAAGCATCTGGCTGACTGA
- the LOC131055566 gene encoding 7-deoxyloganetin glucosyltransferase-like → MAGSGHRRPHAVLVPFPAQGHINPMMQLANKLIEQGFVISFVSTDYNYSRIAKANKSIDKDSAVSREGNSHGDIRWVVVSDGLPPTDTRADVIKLCHVTENIIVSFIDKLIGEMKRRDPEEDICLITDCFAATALDVAKRHRIPMAALWVMFTATYALIYNLPNLVSSSLVPSNGVPNDFTKVKYLPSMPSLCSAHLPWAAGFNENQQEFIFGFIERYMERTRELKWVLFNSFYYLEAPIIDILIAQGASVCSIGPCIPSPRLNGEVNSKITANFWAEEAECLDWLDKQSPKSVVYVSFGSLAMVNQRQLEEYAMGMEATQKPFLWVLRSDLMDGSSAKLPPGFMEATKDRAYFVPWCPQTQVLSHPSIACFFTHCGWNSVMESIAMGVPMLCWPYFAEHFLISAYVVDIWKIGLALNTNIDGIAENREIEMGVKRVSEDNEMKARVLKLSERAKDVVKGETGPSYANFQDFVKAMREEIHHK, encoded by the exons ATGGCTGGAAGTGGACATAGGAGACCTCATGCTGTTCTGGTTCCTTTCCCCGCCCAAGGCCATATCAACCCCATGATGCAGCTGGCTAATAAACTGATTGAACAAGGATTTGTAATCAGTTTTGTCAGCACCGATTACAACTATTCTCGTATTGCAAAGGCCAACAAATCCATCGACAAAGATTCTGCTGTTTCTAGGGAAGGTAACAGTCATGGTGATATTCGCTGGGTAGTCGTCTCAGATGGCCTTCCTCCTACCGATACTCGCGCAGACGTTATCAAGTTGTGTCATGTGACAGAAAACATCATCGTCTCCTTCATTGACAAactgattggggagatgaaaagGCGGGATCCTGAGGAGGACATCTGTTTGATAACGGACTGCTTTGCCGCCACCGCATTAGATGTGGCCAAACGTCACCGAATTCCAATGGCTGCTCTCTGGGTGATGTTTACTGCCACCTATGCTCTGATCTATAATTTACCCAATCTCGTTTCctcttctcttgttccttcaaATG GAGTCCCCAATGACTTTACGAAGGTGAAATACCTTCCCTCCATGCCGTCTCTCTGCTCTGCACACCTTCCGTGGGCTGCTGGATTCAATGAAAACCAACAAGAGTTTATCTTTGGCTTCATTGAACGTTACATGGAAAGAACGAGGGAGCTCAAATGGGTGTTGTTCAATTCTTTCTATTATCTTGAAGCCCCCATAATCGATATCCTAATTGCCCAAGGAGCCTCGGTCTGTTCAATTGGTCCCTGTATCCCTTCTCCGCGTCTCAATGGGGAAGTTAATTCAAAAATCACAGCGAACTTTTGGGCAGAAGAAGCAGAATGTTTGGATTGGCTAGACAAGCAATCTCCGAAGAGTGTGGTGTACGTGTCCTTTGGAAGCCTGGCAATGGTGAACCAGAGACAGTTGGAAGAATATGCGATGGGTATGGAGGCCACCCAGAAACCGTTTCTGTGGGTTCTGCGAAGTGATCTCATGGACGGGTCAAGCGCTAAACTTCCTCCAGGATTCATGGAAGCCACCAAAGATCGGGCATATTTTGTGCCATGGTGTCCACAGACGCAGGTTCTTTCTCATCCTTCTATTGCGTGTTTCTTCACTCACTGTGGATGGAATTCCGTAATGGAAAGCATCGCCATGGGAGTTCCCATGCTTTGTTGGCCTTACTTTGCAGAGCACTTTCTGATATCTGCTTATGTGGTAGACATCTGGAAGATTGGGCTGGCTTTGAATACAAACATCGATGGAATAGCAGAAAATAGGGAAATCGAGATGGGGGTGAAGAGAGTAAGTGAAGATAATGAGATGAAGGCAAGAGTGTTGAAATTGAGCGAGAGAGCAAAAGATGTAGTGAAGGGCGAAACGGGGCCGTCTTATGCAAATTTTCAAGACTTTGTGAAGGCAATGAGAGAGGAAATCCATCACAAATAA